The Maniola hyperantus chromosome 9, iAphHyp1.2, whole genome shotgun sequence genome includes a region encoding these proteins:
- the LOC117985216 gene encoding coiled-coil domain-containing protein 63-like has protein sequence MPTQVEQKTVDHEAELSNVQRMFQKLAPMCSVEKRAGGIPQLAPQEKQLGILASELKETLLCINLARKGQHALRDNLTKHGTRKSIMEYEHLEAELRDERAQQAELDCLNYLAQKQMTEFMKKVPTEADELAMIENASNRLRRMENRLDLATKRFCGINTDNKRAREEIDRLLVERNDFNIQWNRTIGKLVKGKEYLMDIFEIAANSFGDRDECCRMLEALKWKGLFQLNRDISDMQSYEGELNHLAKLEEFLRVKGSRRVCEADEKEEIKRQEEIQRCEQEIVRHDALLEDIFGYAGSDRIITIIKNFNASEIQNFSFFELLCQVLQEYIIMRRDLEILRQRIMDQRDINEAREENQDKRLAELKVELERKRGRTQHMLELNRSADATVQKVLKGIDDLVRLAKCDVAPLLSLLGNHKEVTKWNVRKFLRILESDVKSLIEVAYGAVKPPAPTPKARPKGPAAPPPAKLVADPYVESLRPNRIEKLVPYQPCAYCVEDYIMNLVFETPAIPADKEYVESIFHLEDVNTKFGIYTLTIPAKRHPYRGPKKD, from the exons ATGCCGACGCAAGTGGAACAGAAAACTGTGGATCATGAAGCAGAACTTAGCAATGTTCAGCGAATG tttcAAAAGCTGGCACCAATGTGCAGCGTGGAGAAGCGAGCAGGCGGCATACCACAGCTCGCTCCACAAGAGAAGCAGTTAGGTATCCTCGCCAGCGAGTTGAAGGAGACGCTTCTTTGCATTAAT cTCGCCAGAAAAGGGCAGCATGCGCTTCGCGACAACCTGACGAAGCACGGTACACGCAAGTCGATCATGGAGTACGAGCATCTGGAGGCCGAGTTGCGGGACGAGAGGGCCCAGCAGGCCGAGCTGGACTGCCTCAACTACCTGGCTCAGAAACAGATGACAGAGTTCATGAAGAAAGTGCCCACTGAAGCAGAT GAGTTAGCGATGATTGAAAATGCGAGCAACCGACTTCGTCGCATGGAAAATCGTCTTGATTTAGCCACGAAACGTTTCTGTGGTATCAACACAGACAACAAACGTGCTCGAGAAGAGATTGATCGCCTGCTAGTTGAGAG GAACGATTTCAATATCCAATGGAACAGAACTATTGGTAAGCTGGTGAAGGGCAAGGAGTACCTTATGGACATATTCGAGATCGCAGCCAACTCATTCGGCGACCGGGACGAGTGCTGCAGGATGTTAGAAGCATTGAAGTGGAAAGGATTGTTTCAGCTCAATAGGGATATATCG GATATGCAATCATACGAAGGAGAGTTAAACCATCTCGCTAAACTGGAAGAGTTCTTACGAGTTAAGGGCTCGAGGCGGGTCTGTGAGGCGGACGAGAAGGAAGAGATAAAGCGGCAAGAGGAGATACAGAGATGTGAGCAGGAGATCGTTCGTCATGACGCGTTGTTAGAAGATATATTT GGTTACGCTGGCTCGGAcagaataataacaataataaaaaacttcaacgCCAGCGAGATTCAGAACTTCTCGTTTTTCGAACTCCTTTGTCAAGTATTACAAGAGTACATCATTATGAGACGGGATCTTGAGATTCTGCGACAGAGGATAA TGGACCAACGCGACATAAATGAGGCCCGCGAGGAGAATCAGGACAAACGTCTTGCTGAACTTAAAGTAGAACTGGAGAGAAAGAGAGGAAGAACACAGCATATGTTGGAGTTGAACCGCAGCGCTGACGCAACGGTTCAAAAAGTGCTCAAAGGAATCGATGATCTTGTCAG ACTGGCAAAATGCGATGTCGCACCACTGCTATCGCTCCTGGGCAACCACAAGGAAGTGACGAAGTGGAATGTCCGCAAATTCCTCAGAATCCTTGAATCTGACGTCAAGAGTCTCATAGAGGTGGCCTACGGAGCAGTAAAG CCTCCGGCCCCCACTCCAAAAGCAAGACCAAAAGGCCCCGCGGCGCCCCCGCCTGCGAAGCTTGTCGCTGATCCGTATGTTGAATCCCTGAGACCCAACAGGATTGAGAAATTGGTGCCGTATCAACCGTGTGCTTA TTGCGTTGAGGATTACATAATGAACTTAGTTTTTGAGACACCAGCTATTCCAGCTGATAAGGAATACGTAGAAAGTATATTCCATTTGGAAGATGTTAACACTAAATTTGGAATTTACACGCTCACTATCCCTGc TAAACGTCATCCGTACAGAGGACCTAAAAAAGATTGA